Proteins found in one Scardovia inopinata JCM 12537 genomic segment:
- a CDS encoding aminotransferase class I/II-fold pyridoxal phosphate-dependent enzyme: MQEFRKSSKLGNVLYDVRGPVVQEAARMEEDGKKILKLNIGNPATFDFTAPDEVIHDMMSNLTDSEGYSDSRGLFAARKAIMQYYQLRKIPNLDIKDIYTGNGVSELINLAMQALLDDGDEILIPAPDYPLWTACATLAGGKAVHYLCDEQSDWNPDLADMEKKITDKTKAIVVINPNNPTGAVYPQEVLEGIVNLARRHHLMIFCDEIYDRLIMDGFQHTSIAALAPDLFCVTFSGLSKSHMVAGFRVGWMVISGNKNLGRDYMEGINMLSNMRLCSNVPAQSIVQTALGGYQSVQEYLVPGGRIYEQRECIYKLLSDIPGISVVKPKAAFYIFPKIDVKKFNITSDMQFAYDFLHTKQVLVVQGTGFNWPRPDHFRIVYLPHRRTLKTASQKLEDFLSSYQQ; this comes from the coding sequence ATGCAGGAATTCAGGAAGTCATCGAAGCTGGGCAACGTTCTCTACGACGTGCGTGGTCCCGTGGTGCAGGAAGCTGCCCGCATGGAAGAAGACGGTAAAAAGATACTCAAACTCAACATAGGCAACCCCGCTACTTTCGATTTCACTGCCCCCGACGAGGTCATCCATGACATGATGAGCAACCTGACAGACAGCGAAGGTTATTCTGATTCCCGGGGCCTTTTTGCTGCCCGCAAAGCCATCATGCAGTACTACCAGCTCAGGAAAATTCCTAACCTTGACATCAAAGATATCTATACCGGCAACGGAGTGAGCGAGCTCATCAACCTGGCTATGCAGGCCCTCTTAGATGATGGCGACGAGATTCTCATCCCTGCCCCTGACTACCCTCTCTGGACTGCCTGCGCCACTCTAGCCGGAGGCAAGGCCGTCCATTACCTGTGCGATGAGCAGTCTGATTGGAATCCCGATCTGGCAGATATGGAAAAGAAAATCACCGATAAAACCAAGGCCATTGTTGTTATTAACCCCAACAATCCTACAGGGGCGGTCTATCCTCAAGAAGTTCTGGAAGGAATTGTCAATCTGGCTCGCCGCCACCATCTGATGATTTTCTGCGATGAAATCTATGACCGTTTAATTATGGACGGATTCCAGCACACATCCATCGCTGCCCTGGCTCCTGATCTTTTCTGCGTCACTTTTTCCGGCCTGTCCAAATCCCACATGGTAGCTGGCTTCCGGGTGGGCTGGATGGTTATCAGCGGAAACAAAAACCTGGGCCGTGACTACATGGAGGGCATCAATATGCTGTCCAATATGCGTCTGTGCTCCAACGTTCCAGCCCAGTCTATTGTGCAGACGGCTCTGGGCGGCTACCAGAGTGTGCAGGAGTACCTGGTTCCGGGAGGCCGCATTTATGAGCAGAGAGAATGCATCTACAAACTCCTGTCCGATATTCCTGGAATCAGTGTAGTTAAGCCCAAGGCTGCTTTCTACATTTTCCCCAAAATAGATGTGAAAAAATTTAATATTACCAGCGATATGCAGTTTGCTTATGATTTTCTCCATACCAAGCAGGTCCTGGTTGTTCAGGGAACAGGTTTTAATTGGCCTCGGCCTGATCACTTCCGCATAGTCTACCTGCCTCACAGGCGAACGCTTAAGACGGCCAGCCAAAAACTGGAGGATTTCCTCTCTTCCTACCAGCAGTAA